A single window of uncultured Fibrobacter sp. DNA harbors:
- a CDS encoding fused MFS/spermidine synthase, translated as MNILVYFLFALSGFAGLIYEGSWARYLKLFLGHSSYGQVLTLCIYMGGLAIGSFVAGKLVEKIKRPLLGYAAVELAIGIGGVAYHPLYNWLTGIFYDSSFVAGLSSRGAEVVKVVLATGSTLPIAIAVGMTFPFIAAGLMRKSGAEVSLPMLYFTNSLGSAIGILFTSYTLIPVFGNHVTLCVAASINFLLATIFGVIGFGTSPVRDEDDVEETAEETHVDPKLPMPPKSTWFWIAAITGLTSFVYEIVWIRLLSLLMGSSSHSFDQMLSAFILGLSIGSAVSGKLLKKDSLVVLSLAQIFMAFFALCTLYFHQPFWMMMNEANQIFNSTNDGYVCWSIFKYVLSLLWMVPTSFFAGMTLPLITIILTRAFKSEAPIGKVYGWNTLGSIIGSAGGGLLLLPFLQLKGALVFAAVLDFAIGFILLAIYRKRFRRSPMFYVIGGVMILPSFFMGFDPSLVTSGAFRAYKDLHPDEKIIVRDGKTATISFHESNVHYYIKTNGKADASMSKDRNHPIEGDELTQAATAFMPMAVMSKPYDAAMVGFGSGMGAHYLLSDPLLKDFDCVEIEEEMMNLAKGFYPWNSRGYDDPRTHIYIDDANTFFLTNRRQYDLIVSVPSNPWVSGVASLFSHEFYAKMRRYMKPGGLWVQWIQTYEFNDQLFLNILKALDVVFPYVSLYKAPEEPDIIIIASDQPVIQKSIDRFKTDPVLVKEFERIHRDPEFFGERNFLFTSKMVSSLLDGVEPNSTFTPMVDNKAEEARFIHSNAHIVQVFDSCEICWPEYLDSADYAQRRPDRVQALMEGSHDPFIERALLGYLNSIDTTVQEVSPEWKKFRMQYIEWVRGVPFEARDTNEIYAKVRELVNLGRFPASFTDEFNITEVARVKDYETAAHLVADFYEKYEVKDMDEFFLRNAILIALLAKEPELAHVLYREAIYKHESFFPVEKLLISKEIKKLRRTIAMEKR; from the coding sequence ATGAACATCCTCGTCTACTTCCTGTTTGCCCTTTCCGGGTTCGCGGGCCTCATTTACGAAGGCTCGTGGGCACGCTACCTCAAACTTTTCCTCGGACATTCGAGCTACGGGCAGGTGCTTACGCTCTGCATCTACATGGGTGGCCTTGCCATCGGTAGCTTTGTCGCAGGCAAACTGGTCGAAAAAATCAAGCGCCCGCTGTTGGGCTATGCCGCCGTGGAACTGGCTATCGGTATCGGCGGTGTGGCGTACCACCCGCTGTACAACTGGCTCACGGGGATTTTCTACGATTCCTCTTTTGTGGCGGGGCTGAGTTCCCGCGGTGCCGAAGTCGTGAAGGTCGTCCTTGCGACAGGCAGTACGCTTCCCATCGCGATTGCAGTCGGCATGACGTTCCCCTTTATCGCAGCCGGGCTCATGCGTAAGAGCGGTGCGGAAGTCTCGCTCCCGATGCTCTACTTTACGAACAGCTTGGGTTCCGCCATCGGCATCTTGTTTACGAGCTACACGCTCATCCCCGTTTTCGGTAACCACGTGACGCTCTGCGTCGCCGCATCCATCAACTTCTTGCTCGCGACAATCTTTGGCGTTATCGGCTTTGGGACATCGCCGGTTCGCGACGAAGACGATGTCGAAGAAACCGCCGAAGAAACCCATGTCGATCCCAAGTTACCGATGCCGCCCAAGAGCACCTGGTTCTGGATTGCAGCCATTACCGGCCTTACCTCCTTTGTCTACGAAATTGTCTGGATCCGTTTGCTCAGCCTGCTCATGGGTTCTTCGAGCCACAGCTTCGACCAGATGCTTTCGGCCTTTATTCTCGGGCTTTCCATCGGCAGTGCGGTCAGTGGCAAACTGTTGAAAAAAGATTCGCTGGTGGTGCTTTCGCTCGCCCAGATTTTCATGGCGTTCTTCGCACTGTGTACGCTCTATTTCCATCAGCCGTTCTGGATGATGATGAACGAGGCGAACCAGATATTCAATTCCACGAATGACGGCTACGTGTGCTGGAGCATCTTCAAGTACGTGCTGTCCCTCCTGTGGATGGTGCCGACGAGTTTCTTTGCCGGCATGACGCTCCCGCTCATTACGATTATCCTCACGCGCGCATTCAAGTCCGAAGCCCCGATTGGCAAGGTCTACGGCTGGAACACGCTCGGTTCCATCATCGGTTCTGCTGGCGGTGGCTTGCTGCTGTTGCCCTTCCTGCAGCTCAAGGGCGCTCTGGTATTTGCCGCCGTTCTCGACTTCGCTATTGGATTTATCCTGTTGGCCATCTACCGCAAACGCTTCCGCCGCAGCCCCATGTTCTACGTGATTGGCGGCGTGATGATTCTCCCCTCGTTCTTCATGGGATTCGACCCCTCGCTTGTCACTTCCGGTGCATTCCGCGCTTACAAGGATTTGCACCCGGACGAAAAGATTATCGTGCGTGACGGCAAGACGGCAACCATCAGCTTCCACGAATCGAACGTCCATTACTACATCAAGACGAACGGCAAGGCCGACGCGAGCATGAGCAAGGACAGGAACCACCCCATCGAAGGCGACGAACTCACGCAGGCGGCAACCGCATTTATGCCAATGGCCGTGATGTCTAAACCTTACGATGCCGCCATGGTGGGCTTTGGCAGCGGCATGGGCGCACATTACCTGCTTTCTGACCCGCTGCTCAAGGACTTCGACTGCGTCGAAATCGAAGAAGAGATGATGAACCTCGCGAAGGGTTTCTACCCGTGGAACTCCCGCGGCTACGATGACCCGCGCACGCATATCTACATCGACGACGCGAACACGTTCTTCCTCACGAACCGCCGCCAGTACGACCTTATCGTGAGCGTGCCCAGCAACCCGTGGGTCAGCGGCGTTGCGAGCCTGTTCAGCCACGAGTTCTACGCCAAGATGCGCCGCTACATGAAGCCGGGCGGACTCTGGGTGCAGTGGATCCAGACATACGAATTCAACGACCAGCTGTTCCTGAACATTCTCAAGGCGCTTGACGTGGTGTTCCCCTACGTGAGCCTGTACAAGGCGCCGGAAGAACCCGACATCATCATTATCGCAAGCGACCAGCCCGTCATCCAGAAGTCCATAGACCGCTTCAAGACAGACCCAGTGCTCGTGAAGGAATTCGAACGCATCCATCGTGACCCCGAATTCTTTGGCGAAAGGAACTTCCTGTTCACCTCGAAGATGGTGTCGTCGTTGCTGGACGGCGTGGAACCCAACAGCACGTTTACCCCGATGGTGGACAACAAGGCGGAGGAGGCCAGGTTCATCCATTCCAATGCACACATCGTGCAGGTGTTCGACTCCTGCGAAATCTGCTGGCCCGAATACCTAGATTCTGCGGACTACGCGCAGCGCCGTCCCGACCGCGTGCAGGCCCTCATGGAAGGCTCGCACGACCCGTTCATCGAACGCGCCTTGCTTGGCTACCTGAATAGCATCGACACGACCGTGCAGGAAGTTTCTCCCGAATGGAAGAAGTTCCGCATGCAGTACATCGAGTGGGTGCGTGGAGTCCCGTTTGAGGCCCGCGACACCAACGAAATCTACGCGAAGGTCCGCGAGCTCGTGAACCTAGGGCGCTTCCCGGCATCGTTCACAGATGAGTTCAACATCACCGAAGTCGCCCGCGTCAAGGACTACGAAACTGCGGCACACCTCGTTGCCGATTTCTATGAAAAGTACGAAGTCAAGGACATGGACGAATTCTTCTTGCGTAACGCCATCCTGATAGCACTCCTCGCAAAAGAACCGGAACTGGCGCACGTGCTCTACAGAGAAGCCATCTACAAGCACGAAAGCTTCTTCCCGGTCGAGAAACTCCTGATATCGAAGGAAATCAAGAAACTCCGCCGAACCATTGCGATGGAAAAGAGGTAG
- a CDS encoding sigma-54 dependent transcriptional regulator — protein sequence MQVQDIETEALSEIEQALRQKRAKPELFAQIRDILTEKFAEIGQEYKSINDKLRNLIEEKPGELIGNSREMREVSKRVRHIANSEATVLIRGKTGTGKEHAARSIHLLSDRKEKPFVLMNCDSLNDDPGANNFESELFGYERGAFAGATSRHIGKAEHAREGTLFLDEIGKLGRAAQARLLQFVQERGFCRLGSNIYQRCNARIIASTSMNLEQMLQEGTFREDLYYRLNIFQINLPDLAQRKTDILLLADHFIEKMNLKYGKGILRLSSPAIDMLMSYHWPGNVRELENCIEHACLATTDTCINAHDLPPTLQTGSASNTALIRNDKTPLATILDNFEREILNEALKRNDGNLSAAGRELSVSPRMMHYKVKRLGIA from the coding sequence GTGCAAGTTCAGGATATCGAAACCGAAGCTTTGAGCGAAATAGAGCAAGCCCTCCGTCAAAAACGGGCCAAGCCGGAGCTTTTTGCCCAAATCCGCGATATCCTCACCGAAAAGTTCGCAGAAATCGGCCAGGAATACAAATCCATCAACGACAAACTGCGCAACCTTATCGAAGAAAAGCCCGGTGAACTCATCGGCAACTCCCGCGAAATGCGCGAAGTTTCAAAGCGCGTCCGCCACATCGCGAACTCCGAAGCGACCGTCCTCATCCGCGGGAAAACCGGGACAGGCAAGGAGCACGCGGCCCGCAGCATCCACCTGCTTTCCGACCGCAAGGAAAAGCCATTCGTCCTGATGAACTGCGACTCCCTGAACGACGACCCGGGAGCGAACAATTTTGAGAGCGAACTCTTCGGCTACGAGCGCGGGGCCTTCGCCGGAGCGACTAGCAGGCACATCGGCAAAGCGGAACATGCGCGCGAAGGCACCCTCTTCTTGGACGAAATCGGCAAACTCGGGCGGGCGGCACAAGCAAGGCTTCTACAATTCGTCCAGGAGCGCGGTTTCTGCCGCCTAGGCAGCAACATCTACCAGCGCTGCAACGCACGCATCATCGCATCGACCAGCATGAACCTGGAACAGATGCTACAAGAAGGGACCTTCCGCGAAGACCTATACTACCGCCTGAACATTTTCCAAATAAACTTGCCGGACCTCGCCCAGCGCAAGACCGACATATTGCTGCTCGCCGACCATTTTATCGAGAAGATGAACCTCAAGTACGGCAAAGGAATCCTGCGCCTGAGTTCCCCCGCCATCGACATGCTCATGAGCTACCACTGGCCCGGCAACGTGCGAGAACTCGAAAACTGCATCGAGCACGCCTGCCTCGCCACCACCGACACTTGCATCAACGCGCACGACCTGCCGCCGACACTGCAGACGGGCAGCGCAAGCAACACGGCCCTCATCCGTAACGACAAGACTCCCCTCGCAACCATTCTCGACAACTTTGAGCGCGAAATATTGAACGAAGCGCTCAAGCGCAACGACGGCAACCTGAGCGCCGCCGGCCGCGAACTCTCCGTGAGCCCGCGAATGATGCATTACAAGGTAAAACGGCTGGGAATCGCTTAA